A window of the Thunnus albacares chromosome 15, fThuAlb1.1, whole genome shotgun sequence genome harbors these coding sequences:
- the LOC122998337 gene encoding cell cycle control protein 50A-like — translation MMASSYNAKEEDGHHSGASSHGGPGAVKSKKPDNTAFKQQRLPAWQPILTAGTVLPAFFVIGLIFIPIGIGLYVTSNNIKEFEIDYTGVDISSPCHSCAKNYSWNSTSPCVCSVTFTLEQPFESNVFMYYGLSNFYQNHRRYVKSRDDSQLNGDRSALTNPSKECEPYRTSDKMPIAPCGAIANSLFNDTLELYRIDSNGNKSAIPLVKKGIAWWTDKHVKFRNPGGNNNLTVAFQDTTKPVNWRKPVYELDPSDPDNNGFINEDFIVWMRTAALPTFRKLYRIIHKTNITPTLPSGKYVLDINYNYPVLSFDGRKRMILSTISWMGGKNPFLGIAYITVGSICFFLGVVLLIIHHKYDTRSNSADIPN, via the exons ATGATGGCGTCAAGCTACAACGCTAAGGAAGAGGACGGACACCACTCCGGTGCTTCGAGTCACGGCGGCCCGGGCGCTGTGAAAAGTAAAAAGCCGGACAACACAGCGTTCAAACAGCAGAGACTACCTGCCTGGCAGCCCATCTTGACAGCCGGAACCGTGCTACCTGCTTTCTTCGTTATCGGTCTCATCTTCATCCCCATCGGCATCGGCCTATATGTCACATCAAACAACATCAAAGAGTTCGAG ATTGATTACACTGGTGTGGACATATCCAGTCCATGCCACAGCTGTGCCAAAAACTACAGCTGGAACAGCACAAGTCCATGCGTCTGCTCTGTCACCTTCACATTGGAGCAGCCATTTGAG AGCAATGTCTTCATGTACTACGGCTTATCCAACTTCTATCAGAACCACAGACGCTATGTGAAGTCCAGGGATGACAGCCAACTGAATGGTGACCGGTCTGCTTTGACG AACCCCAGCAAAGAATGTGAGCCGTACCGTACGAGTGATAAAATGCCGATTGCTCCATGTGGGGCCATAGCTAACAGCCTTTTTAATG ACACTTTGGAACTGTATCGTATCGATTCCAATGGCAACAAAAGTGCAATTCCTCTTGTAAAGAAGGGCATTGCGTGGTGGACGGACAAGCATGTGAAGTTCAGGAATCCTGGTGGAAACAACAACCTTACTGTAGCTTTCCAAG ACACAACCAAGCCAGTGAACTGGAGAAAGCCAGTGTATGAGCTGGACCCATCAGATCCTGACAACAATGGCTTTATCAATGAGGACTTCATCGTGTGGATGCGCACGGCTGCGTTGCCCACTTTTCGCAAGCTCTATCGCATCATCCACAAGACTAACATAACCCCAACTCTACCCAGTGGCAAATATGTCCTGGATATCAATTACA ATTACCCAGTGCTCAGCTTTGATGGTCGCAAGCGGATGATCCTGAGCACCATCTCCTGGATGGGAGGAAAGAACCCCTTCCTGGGCATCGCCTACATCACTGTGGGCTCCATCTGCTTCTTCCTGGGCGTTGTTCTGCTCATCATCCACCACAAATATGACACTCGCAGCAACAGTGCAGATATTCCCAACTAA
- the LOC122998597 gene encoding filamin-A-interacting protein 1-like, whose product MRSKSSGVENQANGVLGVPQGDHDISQDQEVGLPVKSMKAKVQQKEGEDELEVELISDKEKLLFDSTEAGEKRGDIMDLSKGDLLKLLGIMEGEVQAREDVICMLKSKQALPETLESQYGSAVPGSALQALQRDSFITGTKPHNDSVYQKPMVELDRLQEKHKETYRRMLGQLLLAEKCHRRTVHELDTEKRKHADYMNKSDDFTNLLEQERERLKRLLENEKAYQVRKEKEHSKRLAKVREELVKLKSFALMLVNERQQHLEQMDKQSQQVQELSQQLQQREQALSEAKEHAQEDGHRVLSLEAELKEKSAKLTQQHEEMSAKLASQELHNRQLNAKLLGLTHKVEELEESNKVLCKSEDELQELREKTSKGECGNSNLIAELENLRKRVLEMEGKDEEITKTENQCKDLRKRLQEEDSKSKDLRLEVEKLQKRMMELEKLEDAFSISKTECAQLHTALEKEKGLTKELSDEVIALRIRMKELESSELKLEKSELSLKDDLSKLKSLTVALMDERKTLMERMKSDEKKKEDLSKMVKVEQSKVMEVTEKLIEESKKLLKLKSEMETKVETLTIEKGELGTKLAYEIDKTKDLNSKVSQMKKRLDGFEQAEKLSMKNSVKCELGRMSDSVKREDNKVKELTFEIERLKNRLKQLEVVEGDLIKTEDQYDMLEKRFITEQDKANILSQQVEEMRSQIARNKAIEKGEEESQEEDLQQRCKREEAKTRELQADVVALKEKIHELMNKEDQLSQLQVDYSVLQQRFLEEEEKAKNMGTEVFHLTKELEVAKRHSRALRPSVNGRRMVDVAVTSTGVQTEALSGPGEEDTPAVFIRKSVQEENHIMNNIRQKCLKKPTEKTGAIERCPSSSSDLGMKKSWIPWMRKKDNTSHETSLGKPLHINGDPLPSELTMSQKQGQPLHIRVTPDHQNNMATLEISSPTSEGVFSSSAPLSPNAFHPKSRITIIPTNSAANHRGKSTTGHHGPERAKSPVTITTISRAKSPESSRASSCASARPLSPVSIMTVSTAIVPDKSASPEPQEMTMGRAVFKVTPEKQMVPMPIRKCHNNTSMITTTDDNKIHIHLGNSITPKMVVRPVTAVTENKEMTLSTGTVLRSPRQITTTTTRSTQSKVMSSITISPVTSTTTRPTQSMTGHDAQAPRTGLTRIPMSKSLKTGKAVLGSLGISSGVKLESRAESQSMRIEVKKTTVNSNNFQNGGKG is encoded by the exons ATGAGGTCCAAGAGCAGTGGGGTGGAGAACCAAGCCAATGGGGTGCTTGGGGTTCCACAGGGTGACCATGACATCAGCCAAGACCAGGAAGTGGGTCTACCTGTGAAGAGCATGAAGGCCAAAGTTCAGCAGAAGGAAGGCGAGGATGAGCTAGAGGTGGAGTTGATCTCTGACAAagagaagctgctgtttgaTTCCACTGAAGCTGGAGAAAAAAGAGGGGACATCATGGATCTGTCCAAAGGGGATCTGCTGAAACTGCTGGGAATCATGGAAGGAGAGGTTCAG GCCAGAGAAGATGTTATCTGCATGCTAAAGTCCAAACAAGCTCTCCCAGAGACCCTTGAATCCCAGTATGGCTCTGCAGTCCCTGGCTCAGCCCTCCAAGCCCTGCAGAGGGACAGCTTCATCACTGGCACCAAGCCACACAATGACAGTGTCTACCAAAAGCCTATGGTTGAG CTGGATCGGCTGCAAGAGAAGCACAAGGAGACATACCGGCGGATGCTGGGGCAGTTGCTGCTCGCTGAAAAGTGCCACCGCCGCACCGTCCATGAGCTAGACACAGAGAAACGCAAACATGCTGACTACATGAACAAGAGTGACGACTTCACCAACCTCCtggagcaggagagagaaag ACTAAAGAGGTTGCTTGAGAACGAGAAAGCCTACCAGGTAAGAAAGGAGAAGGAGCACTCTAAACGTCTGGCCAAGGTGCGAGAGGAGCTGGTCAAGCTGAAGTCCTTTGCCCTGATGTTGGTTAATGAGCGCCAACAGCACCTGGAGCAAATGGACAAACAGAGCCAGCAGGTCCAGGAACTCAGCCAGCAGCTACAGCAGCGGGAGCAGGCACTGAGTGAAGCCAAGGAGCACGCTCAGGAGGATGGCCACAGGGTACTGAGCCTGGAAGCTGAGCTTAAAGAAAAATCTGCCAAGCTCACCCAACAACATGAGGAGATGAGTGCCAAACTGGCCAGTCAGGAGCTCCACAACCGTCAACTCAATGCAAAACTTTTAGGGCTTACGCATAAagtggaggagctggaggagagcaACAAGGTTTTGTGTAAATCTGAGGACGAACTGCAGGAGTTGAGGGAGAAGACTAGCAAAGGGGAGTGTGGGAACTCCAACTTAATTGCTGAGCTGGAGAATTTACGGAAGCGGGTTCTGGAGATGGAAGGAAAAGATGAGGAGATTACCAAGACTGAAAATCAGTGTAAGGACCTAAGGAAGAGGTTACAAGAAGAAGACAGTAAAAGTAAAGACCTCAGGCTGGAGGTGGAGAAACTCCAGAAAAGAATGATGGAGTTAGAGAAACTTGAGGATGCCTTCAGCATAAGCAAGACTGAGTGTGCACAGTTACACACTGCTTTGGAAAAAGAGAAGGGCCTGACCAAAGAGCTCTCTGATGAAGTTATAGCTCTCAGGATACGAATGAAAGAGCTAGAGTCTTCTGAACTCAAGTTAGAAAAATCTGAGCTGAGCCTTAAGGATGACTTGAGTAAGCTGAAGTCATTGACCGTGGCTTTGATGGATGAACGGAAGACCCTGATGGAAAGAATGAAatcagatgagaagaaaaaggaggattTGAGTAAGATGGTCAAAGTTGAGCAGAGTAAGGTTATGGAGGTCACTGAGAAATTGATAGAGGAAAGCAAAAAGCTCTTGAAGTTGAAATCAGAGATGGAAACCAAAGTAGAGACTCTAACAATAGAAAAGGGGGAGCTTGGCACTAAGCTAGCATACGAAATTGATAAAACTAAGGACCTTAATTCTAAGGTCAGTCAAATGAAAAAGAGATTGGATGGGTTTGAGCAAGCAGAAAAGCTGTCCATGAAGAATTCAGTGAAATGTGAGCTGGGACGAATGTCTGATTCCGTTAAAAGAGAAGACAACAAAGTTAAAGAGCTGACCTTTGAAATTGAGCGCCTGAAAAATCGTCTCAAACAACTTGAAGTGGTAGAGGGAGATTTGATCAAGACAGAGGATCAGTATGACATGTTGGAGAAAAGGTTCATAACTGAACAGGACAAAGCCAACATTCTTTCCCAGCAAGTGGAGGAAATGAGGAGTCAGATAGCGCGGAACAAAGCAAttgagaaaggagaggaggaaagccAGGAGGAAGACCTCCAACAGCGATGCAAAAGAGAAGAGGCCAAAACCAGAGAACTGCAGGCTGATGTTGTAGCCCTCAAGGAGAAGATCCATGAGCTGATGAACAAGGAAGACCAACTTTCTCAACTGCAAGTGGATTACTCTGTCCTACAGCAGAGGTTcttggaagaggaggagaaagccAAGAACATGGGCACTGAGGTTTTCCATCTTACCAAAGAGCTGGAAGTAGCAAAACGTCACAGTCGAGCACTAAGGCCAAGTGTGAATGGGCGGAGAATGGTGGATGTTGCTGTGACATCCACTGGAGTACAGACAGAGGCATTGTCTGGGCCAGGAGAGGAGGATACCCCAGCTGTGTTTATCAGGAAGTCTGTTCAAGAAGAGAATCACATCATGAACAACATAAGACAGAAGTGCCTGAAGAAGCCAACAGAGAAGACTGGTGCCATTGAGCGGTGCCCTTCTTCTAGCAGTGATCTAGGTATGAAGAAATCCTGGATTCCCTGGATGAGGAAAAAGGACAATACCTCTCATGAGACCAGCCTGGGAAAACCTCTGCACATTAATGGAGATCCTTTGCCCTCTGAACTCACCATGTCCCAAAAGCAAGGGCAGCCTTTACACATTCGAGTAACACCAGACCACCAAAACAACATGGCCACCCTTGAGATCAGCAGCCCCACTTCTGAGGGTGTTTTCTCTAGCTCAGCTCCACTCAGCCCCAATGCATTTCATCCTAAATCCAGAATCACAATCATTCCCACCAACTCTGCTGCAAACCACAGGGGGAAGTCCACCACTGGACATCATGGCCCCGAAAGAGCCAAGTCTCCAGTCACCATCACAACTATATCCAGAGCCAAGTCTCCAGAAAGCAGCCGAGCTTCCTCCTGTGCTTCAGCAAGGCCCTTGTCCCCTGTCTCCATTATGACAGTCAGCACTGCCATCGTGCCTGATAAATCTGCCTCCCCAGAACCCCAGGAGATGACTATGGGCCGGGCTGTGTTCAAGGTTACCCCTGAGAAGCAGATGGTCCCAATGCCTATAAGGAAATGCCACAACAACACTAGCATGATCACCACCACTGATGATAACAAGATCCATATTCATCTAGGCAACAGCATCACCCCGAAGATGGTAGTCAGGCCAGTGACTGCTGTAACAGAGAACAAGGAAATGACCTTATCAACTGGGACAGTTTTACGCTCCCCCCGCCaaatcaccaccaccactaccaggAGCACCCAGAGCAAAGTGATGAGCAGTATTACCATTTCCCCTGTTACATCTACCACTACTAGACCCACACAAAGCATG ACTGGGCATGATGCCCAGGCACCTCGCACAGGGCTGACCCGCATCCCAATGTCCAAGAGCCTGAAGACCGGGAAGGCTGTGCTTGGATCCCTGGGGATCTCAAGTGGAGTGAAGCTGGAGTCACGAGCTGAGAGTCAGTCTATGAGGATAGAAGTGAAGAAAACCACTGTGAATAgtaataattttcaaaatggaggaaaaggCTGA